One Sulfurirhabdus autotrophica DNA window includes the following coding sequences:
- the fliL gene encoding flagellar basal body-associated protein FliL: MSKAKKEEIVEEIVEGAPKKKGKLMLIIILVVLLAGGGGAGWYFTQGKKDPHAAPEKKVEAPPVFEKLEQFTVNLTGGEHYLQTEISLKISDPKLGEDIKLHMPEIRDVLLRLLSSKQAEDLATMEGKKQLSEEIEKQINKVLGVKKPKEGVLAVLFTSFIIQ, translated from the coding sequence ATGTCCAAAGCAAAAAAAGAAGAAATCGTAGAAGAAATAGTTGAAGGCGCCCCTAAAAAAAAGGGCAAGCTGATGTTGATAATTATTTTGGTGGTGCTTTTGGCTGGTGGCGGCGGGGCTGGATGGTATTTCACGCAAGGTAAAAAAGATCCTCATGCTGCACCGGAAAAAAAGGTTGAAGCTCCCCCTGTTTTTGAAAAATTAGAGCAATTCACAGTTAACCTGACAGGTGGAGAGCATTATTTACAGACTGAAATCTCCCTAAAAATTTCAGATCCAAAACTGGGTGAAGATATCAAATTGCACATGCCTGAAATTCGTGATGTTCTATTGCGCCTGCTTTCCAGCAAGCAGGCTGAAGATCTTGCGACTATGGAAGGTAAAAAACAGTTGAGTGAAGAAATTGAGAAACAGATTAATAAGGTGCTTGGCGTAAAGAAACCTAAAGAAGGGGTGCTCGCTGTGCTTTTTACATCATTTATCATTCAGTAA
- a CDS encoding flagellar hook-length control protein FliK, whose translation MNNLMAPASTAHIQVVQSSNAAAKSGNTVNSSADSNSDSSAKSSETSGFGALLQKQISATSARPEEAKSTKELKSDEVTENADNASLQGANQQPNIATLFPVVAQNIAPQAFQIIASKTDAGQSRDIKIGPSVGKGGQIDLSAPEKYQGVKNQAAEIAGDGKLFRAADLGKALQTPADSSKEFLTSSTNTNSQLRTDGLSTLTVNQLNSQPLQTNLVATVDPKVGAPGWDNALGQKIAWIATQTQKTAELHLNPPNLGPLEVRLTIANDQTTAQFVSHHPAVRDAIEAALPRLREMLADNGLTLGDVSVSSQSFSQQHAFSGEEGQRGKQNNVRTESFSDALIVQSTAPTAIKTRGNGMVNTFA comes from the coding sequence ATGAATAATTTGATGGCGCCTGCTTCTACAGCACATATTCAAGTTGTTCAGAGTTCAAATGCCGCTGCAAAATCAGGTAACACAGTTAACTCCAGCGCTGACTCAAATTCTGATTCTTCGGCAAAATCTAGCGAAACATCTGGCTTTGGGGCCCTACTGCAAAAGCAAATTTCCGCTACATCTGCACGTCCTGAAGAAGCAAAATCTACGAAAGAATTAAAGTCTGATGAAGTTACAGAAAATGCGGATAATGCTTCTTTGCAGGGAGCGAACCAGCAGCCAAACATTGCAACCTTATTTCCCGTGGTCGCGCAAAATATTGCGCCTCAAGCGTTTCAGATAATTGCCTCCAAAACAGATGCGGGCCAGTCTCGCGATATAAAAATTGGTCCGTCAGTCGGAAAAGGGGGGCAAATTGATTTATCCGCACCTGAAAAGTATCAGGGTGTTAAAAATCAGGCGGCAGAAATTGCCGGGGACGGCAAATTATTCCGCGCTGCTGATCTAGGCAAGGCATTGCAAACGCCAGCTGATAGCTCCAAGGAGTTTTTAACGAGCTCAACAAATACCAATTCCCAATTGAGAACTGATGGTCTGTCTACACTTACGGTTAATCAACTAAATTCGCAGCCATTACAGACTAATCTTGTAGCAACTGTTGACCCGAAAGTGGGTGCCCCAGGATGGGATAATGCACTGGGGCAGAAAATTGCTTGGATAGCCACCCAAACTCAAAAAACCGCAGAATTGCATTTGAATCCGCCCAATCTTGGTCCTTTGGAAGTACGTCTTACCATTGCTAACGACCAAACTACAGCGCAGTTTGTATCGCACCATCCTGCTGTGAGAGATGCTATTGAAGCTGCTTTGCCTCGTTTAAGAGAAATGCTGGCTGATAATGGTTTGACCTTAGGAGATGTGTCAGTCAGTTCGCAATCATTTTCCCAACAGCATGCTTTTTCAGGTGAGGAAGGCCAGCGTGGAAAGCAGAACAATGTACGTACTGAAAGTTTTAGCGACGCATTGATCGTGCAAAGTACGGCACCAACTGCGATAAAAACCCGGGGGAATGGAATGGTAAATACGTTTGCATAA
- the fliJ gene encoding flagellar export protein FliJ — MARRFPLQALLELTRDHADSSARTLSGLKGIWLGAEEKLRQLQQYEEEYRARLLQSTEKGMQVTEIRNFQQFLVKLAVAIAQQREEVERCKGRWEEGQQEWLLHKKKLNAYDTLSERHQKKVLQDESAQEQREQDEISSNKRFESE; from the coding sequence ATGGCACGTCGTTTTCCATTACAGGCTTTACTTGAATTAACACGAGATCATGCCGATTCGTCTGCAAGGACGTTGAGCGGCCTGAAAGGAATATGGCTGGGGGCGGAAGAAAAGTTAAGGCAATTACAGCAGTATGAGGAAGAGTATCGTGCAAGACTGTTGCAATCAACAGAAAAAGGCATGCAGGTCACGGAAATTCGAAACTTCCAGCAGTTTTTAGTGAAGCTTGCCGTCGCAATTGCTCAGCAACGTGAGGAGGTTGAACGGTGCAAAGGGCGTTGGGAGGAAGGTCAGCAGGAGTGGTTGCTGCATAAAAAAAAGCTTAATGCTTACGATACATTATCAGAGCGACATCAAAAAAAAGTGCTTCAGGATGAATCAGCTCAAGAACAACGTGAGCAAGACGAAATATCAAGCAATAAAAGGTTCGAATCAGAGTAA
- the fliI gene encoding flagellar protein export ATPase FliI: MDSKSPSLNSLQRWKNYCEACRSAVVATSPMVASGRLTRVAGLVMEAVGLRLAVGSSCVVYQPGGFKVDAEVVGFSGDKLFLMPSTDVYGLVPGAKVMPLETSAVAPPKMCAEVRPKRRSEDRIKQVEVGNELLGRVLDGAGRPLDRKGAMHLEDRVPLHSRPMNPLEREPIRDVLDVGVRAINSLLTIGRGQRMGLFAGSGVGKSILLGMMARYTSADVVVVGLIGERGREVKDFIENILGEEGLARSVVVAAPADSPPLVRLHGASYATAIAEYFRDQGKNVLLIMDSLTRFAMAQREIALAIGEPPATKGYPPSVFAKLPQLVERAGNGKEGGGSITAFYTVLAEGDDQQDPIADSARAILDGHIVLSRNLADQGHYPAIDIEASISRAINELLSPEEMEAVRRFKYLYSRYQRSRDLITVGAYVRGNDAVLDEAVAMYPQMEAFLTQNIQYRADYASSRSGLISLLQ, translated from the coding sequence TTGGATAGTAAATCCCCTTCATTAAACTCACTCCAAAGATGGAAAAACTATTGTGAGGCGTGTCGCTCGGCTGTTGTTGCTACAAGCCCGATGGTGGCGAGCGGTCGACTTACCCGTGTTGCCGGGTTAGTGATGGAGGCCGTTGGGCTGAGGCTGGCTGTAGGGAGTAGTTGCGTCGTTTATCAGCCTGGGGGCTTTAAGGTTGATGCGGAAGTGGTCGGGTTTTCTGGTGATAAGTTGTTTCTGATGCCATCAACTGATGTGTATGGTCTGGTGCCAGGCGCAAAAGTCATGCCACTCGAGACTTCTGCCGTAGCGCCACCAAAAATGTGTGCGGAAGTCCGTCCCAAGCGTCGATCAGAAGATCGCATTAAACAGGTTGAAGTGGGTAATGAGCTATTAGGACGTGTGCTGGATGGTGCGGGTAGGCCACTCGACCGGAAGGGCGCTATGCATCTTGAAGACCGGGTTCCGCTCCATAGTCGCCCTATGAACCCGTTAGAACGTGAACCTATCCGGGATGTGCTGGATGTGGGGGTGCGGGCAATCAACTCATTATTAACAATAGGGCGCGGGCAGCGCATGGGTCTGTTTGCCGGGAGTGGTGTCGGAAAAAGTATTTTGCTGGGAATGATGGCACGTTATACCAGCGCTGATGTGGTGGTGGTCGGCCTGATTGGTGAACGGGGGCGTGAGGTAAAGGATTTTATTGAAAATATTCTGGGAGAAGAAGGATTGGCGCGCTCGGTAGTCGTGGCAGCGCCCGCAGACTCTCCTCCATTGGTTCGGTTACATGGTGCATCGTATGCAACGGCGATTGCAGAATATTTTCGTGATCAGGGGAAAAATGTATTGTTGATCATGGACTCTTTGACTCGGTTTGCCATGGCCCAGCGAGAAATTGCGTTGGCAATTGGTGAACCACCTGCCACAAAGGGTTATCCGCCCTCTGTTTTTGCAAAGTTACCCCAATTGGTTGAGCGTGCGGGAAATGGAAAGGAAGGCGGTGGTTCCATTACAGCATTTTATACAGTGCTGGCAGAGGGAGATGATCAGCAGGACCCGATTGCAGACAGTGCGCGCGCTATTCTGGATGGCCATATTGTGCTTTCCCGCAATCTGGCGGATCAGGGGCATTACCCAGCCATTGATATTGAAGCATCAATCAGTCGTGCTATAAATGAATTGCTATCACCAGAAGAAATGGAAGCTGTGCGGCGTTTCAAGTACCTTTATTCGCGTTATCAGCGCAGTCGTGACCTGATTACTGTAGGTGCGTATGTAAGAGGCAATGATGCCGTGCTGGACGAAGCCGTAGCAATGTACCCGCAGATGGAGGCTTTTCTGACCCAGAATATTCAGTATCGAGCTGATTATGCTTCCAGCAGGTCAGGACTGATTTCACTGCTTCAGTAA
- a CDS encoding flagellar assembly protein FliH, whose amino-acid sequence MSNNIIPKEKLSAYQRWELNSLDETLVPSVNQAEAGESKDVHFPTAEEVERIHQQAYEEGYATGYHDGKSTAQSDAERMGTLLQGLEEALAQIDQQVAEDLGGLAIEIARQMLHQALKVKPELITTIVREAIKLLPVSGHHPHLLLHPEDAVLVRSYLEADLSHSGYKIIEDSRIDRGGCRIENSNTDIDATLESRWKIVVAALGRDDSWLG is encoded by the coding sequence TTGTCGAATAACATCATTCCCAAGGAGAAGCTCAGTGCTTACCAGAGATGGGAACTGAATTCTCTGGACGAGACTTTGGTACCTTCAGTCAATCAGGCTGAGGCTGGTGAGTCTAAAGATGTGCATTTTCCTACTGCTGAAGAAGTAGAACGGATACACCAGCAAGCTTATGAAGAAGGTTATGCTACTGGGTACCATGACGGGAAAAGTACTGCCCAGTCTGATGCTGAGCGGATGGGAACGCTTCTGCAGGGTTTGGAAGAGGCATTGGCTCAAATTGATCAGCAAGTTGCGGAAGATCTGGGTGGGCTTGCAATTGAAATCGCAAGGCAAATGTTGCATCAGGCTTTGAAGGTAAAGCCAGAACTGATAACAACCATCGTGCGTGAAGCCATTAAATTGCTTCCGGTGTCTGGCCATCACCCTCATTTACTCTTACATCCTGAAGATGCTGTGCTTGTGCGTTCTTATTTGGAGGCAGACTTGTCTCACTCCGGCTATAAAATCATCGAAGATAGCCGAATTGACAGGGGTGGATGCCGTATCGAAAATTCCAATACTGATATAGATGCTACCCTCGAGTCTCGATGGAAAATAGTGGTTGCCGCTCTTGGCAGGGATGATAGCTGGCTTGGATAG
- the fliG gene encoding flagellar motor switch protein FliG: MSEDGIMKSAILLMSLGEEEAVEVFKFLGPKEVQKLGAAMAALKNVKRDQVEEVLSEFRTKAAEKSSLTGASDDYIRSVLTKALGDDKAANLIDRILHGGDTSGIEGLKWMDSASVAELIKNEHPQIIATILVHLDRDQASEVLGHFVERLRNDVILRIVTLEGVQPSALRELNDVLTKLLTGGDKIGKKGAMGGVRAAAEILNFFGSAEETSVISGIRDYDPDLAQKVQDEMFVFDNLMELDDRSIQLLLREVQSESLILALKGTAPELREKIFKNMSQRASEMLRDDLEAKGPVRLSEVEGEQKEILKIVRKLADEGQIIMGGKGGDEGLVE, encoded by the coding sequence ATGAGCGAAGACGGTATCATGAAAAGCGCGATCTTGCTGATGTCGCTGGGCGAAGAGGAAGCTGTTGAAGTTTTCAAATTTCTTGGGCCAAAGGAAGTGCAAAAGCTAGGTGCAGCAATGGCTGCACTGAAAAATGTCAAGCGTGACCAAGTTGAAGAAGTGCTCAGTGAGTTTCGTACAAAAGCGGCTGAGAAGTCTTCGCTTACCGGAGCTTCTGACGATTATATCCGTTCAGTGCTGACTAAAGCGCTAGGCGATGACAAGGCCGCCAATTTGATTGATCGTATTTTGCATGGCGGTGATACGAGCGGTATAGAGGGGTTGAAGTGGATGGATTCGGCCTCTGTTGCCGAATTGATCAAGAATGAACATCCGCAGATTATAGCGACTATTTTGGTGCATCTGGATCGCGATCAGGCGAGTGAGGTTTTAGGGCATTTTGTTGAACGATTACGAAACGATGTGATTTTGCGCATTGTGACGCTGGAAGGTGTGCAGCCATCAGCATTAAGGGAATTAAATGACGTGCTGACCAAATTGCTGACAGGTGGCGACAAAATCGGTAAAAAAGGTGCAATGGGTGGTGTGCGCGCTGCAGCTGAAATATTGAACTTTTTTGGATCGGCAGAAGAAACTTCTGTTATTTCAGGAATTAGAGATTACGATCCTGACTTGGCGCAAAAAGTTCAAGATGAGATGTTTGTGTTTGATAATTTGATGGAACTTGATGATCGTTCAATCCAGTTGTTACTGCGTGAAGTGCAGTCCGAATCGCTGATTCTGGCATTGAAAGGCACTGCGCCTGAATTGAGAGAGAAAATATTCAAAAATATGTCTCAACGTGCGTCTGAAATGCTTCGGGACGATCTTGAAGCCAAAGGACCCGTTCGCCTCAGTGAAGTGGAAGGTGAGCAGAAAGAGATTCTCAAAATTGTGCGGAAGCTTGCTGATGAAGGCCAGATAATCATGGGTGGTAAGGGCGGAGACGAAGGTCTTGTCGAATAA
- the fliF gene encoding flagellar basal-body MS-ring/collar protein FliF, whose amino-acid sequence MAVAPQQSFSSLFQGFNSLPNAQKLGMMVALAASIALLAGLWMWSQVPDYKVLFSNLSDRDGGTIVSSLQQMNVPYKVADGGAILVPSSQVYDTRLKLASQGLPRGGAIGFELMETQKLGTSQFLEQVNYQRALEGELARSIQSLSAVQGARVHLAIPRPSVFIREQQKPSASILINLYPGRVLDAGQVNGILHLVSSSVSELPVKNVTVVDQNGNLLSPVADSMALGGLDPTQLDYLHQVEQSYVKRIETILSTLIGSDNVRAQVAADLDFSQAEQTAETFKPNATPTDAAIRSQQSNESSGGAGQPASGVPGALSNQPPGAASAPLVAPSAAANQGSPIAASNANTHKESTINYEVDKTIRHVKQPVGSVKRLSVAVVVNFRKEVGKAGKVSFKPLSPQEIAQINNLVKEAMGFSQERGDTLNVVNASFSGGEKEEIPALPIWKDPANISLAKEVLKNVLIAVIAFYLVFGVLRPIFREMAKPKEVVHVKGPDGEELTEEEGVIYEKAKVQTGYDENLRAAKDLAKQEPGVVASVVKEWVEGA is encoded by the coding sequence ATGGCAGTAGCGCCCCAACAGTCATTTTCTTCCCTGTTTCAGGGTTTTAATAGTCTTCCCAACGCTCAAAAATTAGGCATGATGGTTGCCTTGGCGGCTTCCATAGCTTTGCTCGCTGGTTTGTGGATGTGGTCACAAGTCCCTGACTACAAAGTGCTATTTAGTAATTTGTCTGATCGAGATGGCGGCACAATTGTCAGCTCATTGCAACAAATGAATGTCCCTTACAAAGTCGCAGATGGCGGTGCGATTCTTGTTCCTTCTTCTCAAGTTTACGATACCCGTTTAAAGCTGGCTTCCCAAGGTTTGCCAAGAGGCGGCGCAATTGGCTTTGAATTGATGGAAACACAGAAGCTTGGCACGAGCCAGTTTCTTGAGCAGGTGAATTATCAACGTGCATTGGAAGGCGAGTTGGCCCGTTCCATTCAATCTCTCTCTGCTGTTCAAGGGGCGCGAGTTCATTTGGCTATTCCAAGGCCTTCAGTGTTTATTCGAGAACAGCAAAAGCCTAGTGCTTCCATTCTGATTAATCTATACCCCGGCAGAGTGCTGGATGCAGGCCAGGTAAATGGTATTTTACATCTTGTATCAAGCAGCGTTTCTGAGTTGCCAGTTAAAAATGTGACAGTAGTGGATCAGAACGGTAATTTGTTAAGTCCGGTGGCCGACAGCATGGCGTTGGGAGGGTTGGACCCGACTCAACTGGATTATCTGCATCAGGTTGAACAGAGCTATGTGAAAAGAATTGAAACGATACTTAGCACGCTTATTGGGTCGGATAATGTTCGTGCACAGGTTGCAGCTGACCTGGATTTTTCTCAGGCTGAACAAACAGCAGAAACTTTCAAGCCAAATGCTACGCCAACTGATGCCGCAATTCGCAGTCAGCAAAGTAATGAATCGTCTGGTGGCGCTGGGCAGCCGGCTAGTGGAGTGCCTGGCGCGCTTTCCAATCAGCCTCCGGGAGCAGCAAGTGCCCCCCTTGTTGCGCCTTCAGCTGCTGCTAATCAGGGATCACCTATAGCTGCCTCTAACGCAAATACGCATAAGGAATCAACGATTAATTATGAAGTGGACAAGACGATTCGCCACGTAAAGCAACCGGTTGGTTCGGTTAAGCGTTTATCTGTAGCCGTGGTTGTTAATTTTCGCAAAGAGGTAGGTAAGGCGGGCAAAGTAAGCTTTAAGCCTCTTTCCCCTCAGGAAATTGCACAGATTAATAATCTGGTTAAAGAAGCAATGGGTTTCAGCCAAGAGCGTGGCGACACACTGAATGTTGTAAATGCCTCGTTTAGTGGTGGCGAAAAAGAAGAGATTCCTGCGTTACCTATCTGGAAAGATCCGGCAAACATCTCTTTAGCTAAAGAAGTGTTGAAAAATGTTCTGATAGCTGTAATCGCCTTTTACCTTGTTTTCGGGGTCCTTCGACCCATTTTTAGAGAAATGGCGAAACCAAAGGAAGTTGTGCATGTCAAAGGTCCTGATGGCGAAGAATTGACTGAAGAGGAAGGCGTTATATACGAAAAAGCAAAAGTTCAAACTGGGTATGATGAAAATCTTCGTGCAGCCAAAGATCTGGCTAAGCAGGAGCCTGGTGTAGTTGCTTCAGTAGTCAAGGAATGGGTTGAAGGCGCATGA
- the fliE gene encoding flagellar hook-basal body complex protein FliE has product MSTQGIEQLLGQLRVASSLASGSATPATAEGTDFSAVLKSSIDQVNGAQQAASGLAKEFELGAPDANLHEVMLSLQKANLSFQTMVQVRNKLVTAYQEIMNMQV; this is encoded by the coding sequence ATGAGCACGCAAGGTATAGAACAACTGCTTGGGCAATTACGGGTCGCCTCGTCACTGGCGTCTGGATCAGCCACGCCAGCAACTGCCGAAGGCACGGACTTTTCTGCGGTGCTGAAAAGTTCAATTGATCAAGTGAATGGTGCGCAGCAAGCTGCAAGTGGTTTGGCCAAGGAGTTTGAGTTGGGAGCGCCAGATGCAAACTTGCATGAAGTGATGCTTTCTTTGCAAAAGGCTAATCTTAGCTTCCAGACAATGGTTCAGGTGCGTAATAAGCTGGTTACTGCCTACCAGGAAATAATGAATATGCAAGTTTGA
- a CDS encoding sigma-54-dependent transcriptional regulator gives MNALPILVVEDDNDLREALCDTLALAGYEALSMADGPSALELLQNQRVGLVLTDVQMKPMDGHTLLREIKARYPYVPVLMMTAYGLIEKAVEAMREGACNYLPKPFEPDHLLAEVARYMLPSFDVESGEVIGQDPRTVELLSLAQRVANTEATVMITGESGTGKEVLARFIHRHSSRADKSFVAINCAAIPENLLEATLFGYDKGSFTGASQAHAGKFEQAQEGTLLLDEISEMPLGLQAKLLRVLQEREVERVGGSKAIPLNIRVIATSNRDMADEVRNGRFREDLFYRLNVFPLPLPALRERSQDIIPLARHLMGRLASSVGRHGMVFSEDAERQLTQYSWPGNIRELENVIQRAMILAPGEVVECEYLYLPKVAVSEYTSPLAGNPVNSPSMDMKSLEKAHIVETLAAVKGSRKQAAERLGISERTLRYKLQQYREEDS, from the coding sequence ATGAATGCATTACCTATCTTAGTGGTTGAAGATGACAACGATCTGCGTGAAGCTCTCTGTGACACGCTGGCACTGGCTGGCTACGAAGCATTAAGTATGGCTGATGGGCCTTCTGCGCTAGAGCTGTTGCAAAACCAGCGTGTCGGTCTGGTTTTGACGGATGTGCAAATGAAGCCGATGGACGGCCATACATTGTTGCGCGAGATCAAAGCCCGTTATCCCTATGTGCCGGTATTAATGATGACGGCTTACGGTCTGATTGAAAAAGCCGTTGAAGCAATGCGTGAAGGCGCATGCAATTACTTGCCCAAACCGTTTGAGCCGGATCACTTGCTGGCGGAAGTGGCTCGATACATGCTGCCTTCATTTGATGTGGAAAGTGGAGAGGTGATCGGGCAGGATCCTCGAACTGTCGAATTATTATCGCTTGCGCAACGAGTGGCAAACACCGAAGCGACAGTCATGATCACCGGTGAAAGTGGGACGGGGAAAGAAGTGTTGGCCAGGTTTATTCATCGCCATTCTTCCCGCGCTGATAAGTCATTTGTTGCAATCAACTGTGCCGCAATTCCAGAAAATTTGCTTGAAGCAACATTATTTGGTTATGACAAAGGTTCATTCACTGGGGCAAGTCAGGCGCATGCAGGTAAGTTTGAACAGGCTCAGGAAGGAACATTGCTGTTAGATGAGATTTCAGAAATGCCATTGGGACTTCAGGCTAAACTGCTGCGTGTGTTGCAGGAGCGGGAAGTTGAGCGTGTGGGAGGAAGTAAGGCCATCCCGTTAAATATTCGGGTGATTGCTACGTCTAACCGTGATATGGCGGACGAGGTGAGAAATGGGCGATTCAGAGAGGATTTGTTTTATCGTTTAAATGTTTTTCCCTTGCCTTTGCCTGCATTGAGAGAGCGTTCTCAGGATATTATCCCCCTGGCACGGCATTTAATGGGCCGCTTGGCGAGTAGTGTTGGTCGTCACGGCATGGTGTTTTCTGAAGATGCGGAAAGGCAATTGACTCAATATTCCTGGCCGGGTAACATCAGAGAATTGGAAAATGTGATTCAACGTGCGATGATCCTTGCGCCAGGGGAAGTTGTAGAATGCGAGTATCTCTATTTGCCGAAGGTTGCCGTGAGTGAATACACATCTCCGTTGGCAGGGAATCCGGTGAACTCACCCTCAATGGATATGAAATCCCTTGAAAAAGCACATATTGTTGAAACACTGGCGGCAGTGAAGGGTTCTCGGAAGCAGGCAGCTGAACGGTTAGGGATTAGCGAAAGGACGTTACGTTACAAACTGCAGCAATATCGTGAGGAAGATAGTTAA
- a CDS encoding two-component system sensor histidine kinase NtrB, with product MAECLEKSLLSDQENKVNQQELEQAFTLFSQASAQLTGVYKELQLQVEGLTGELAVANGELRRQFLEKEALSQRLGLLLEALPGGVVVLNSEGIIAEVNPAAHQMFGETLLGEKWDEVASRFLSQTITPHEWDVMSKEGLRPLRRVSIGSSSLDMAGGRILLIHDVTESHEMQQQLERHQRLSAMGEMAAGLAHQLRTPLATALLYTANLTKPNLPDSDRVRFAEKSLLRLRHLERLIQDMLLFVKGEKISKENVKISALLAELQQVMEPQMIQHKLAFAVEDKTDGVSVLGSRKALTGALLNLLENAMQACSDGGGVVLGGILCKDHVELSVEDTGKGIDAETQSRLFEPFFTTRTEGTGLGLAIVRGVIQAHGGEVQVDSSVGSGSKFIIRLPKS from the coding sequence ATGGCAGAGTGCCTGGAGAAGTCTCTTTTGTCTGATCAGGAAAACAAGGTAAATCAGCAGGAACTGGAACAAGCCTTTACGCTTTTTAGTCAAGCGTCAGCTCAGTTAACCGGGGTTTACAAGGAATTGCAACTGCAAGTTGAAGGGCTAACTGGTGAGCTTGCTGTCGCAAATGGCGAATTGCGACGCCAGTTTTTAGAAAAAGAAGCGCTTTCCCAACGCCTTGGGTTGCTTCTGGAGGCATTGCCTGGTGGCGTGGTAGTACTGAATTCAGAAGGTATCATTGCGGAAGTGAACCCTGCAGCCCATCAGATGTTCGGTGAAACATTGCTGGGTGAAAAATGGGATGAGGTTGCATCGCGTTTCCTCAGTCAAACCATCACACCCCATGAATGGGATGTTATGTCTAAAGAAGGTCTTCGTCCCTTGAGGCGAGTCAGTATTGGCAGTAGCTCACTGGACATGGCAGGGGGGCGAATTCTTTTAATTCATGATGTAACTGAATCCCATGAGATGCAGCAGCAGTTAGAACGTCATCAGCGGTTGTCCGCAATGGGGGAAATGGCTGCGGGTCTTGCTCACCAGCTTCGTACCCCGTTAGCAACGGCACTCCTTTATACGGCGAATCTGACAAAGCCGAACTTACCTGATTCGGATCGTGTTCGTTTTGCAGAAAAATCGCTGCTCAGGCTGCGCCATCTGGAGCGCTTGATACAGGATATGTTGTTGTTTGTTAAGGGTGAAAAGATTTCGAAAGAGAATGTTAAAATTTCTGCATTATTGGCTGAATTGCAACAGGTCATGGAGCCGCAAATGATTCAGCATAAGCTGGCATTTGCAGTAGAGGATAAAACAGATGGAGTATCTGTTCTCGGCAGTCGAAAAGCTTTAACGGGGGCATTGCTCAATCTGCTTGAAAACGCAATGCAGGCATGTTCTGATGGTGGCGGTGTCGTGTTAGGCGGTATTCTTTGCAAGGACCATGTCGAATTGTCGGTAGAGGATACGGGTAAAGGTATCGATGCTGAAACGCAATCTCGGCTATTCGAGCCTTTTTTTACAACACGTACGGAAGGTACCGGTTTAGGTTTGGCAATTGTGCGCGGTGTGATACAGGCCCATGGCGGAGAAGTGCAAGTGGATTCTTCCGTTGGTTCTGGCAGCAAATTTATAATCAGGTTGCCGAAAAGTTAA